The Bacteroidota bacterium genome segment GTACCGGCCGTTCTCCATCCGCCCGCACAGGGAAGAAGGATCTCGGAGATGCCGAAGCTCTCTCTTGTCAATCCGAAGATCGATTCGGAGGCTCCGGCTCCTGCGGGAGTCGTCCCCAGCGAGGAGAAGCTTTCGTCCGACGAAGATCTCTTCACGCGAGTTAAACAGGAATGGGGAAAAATTGTCGACGAGGTCAGGAGAAAGAAAATTTCCGTCGGGACAATTTTGGGCGAAAGCACGCCGATGAGCGTCGTTCATGAAACGCTGCACATTGCCTCCGCCGACGATTTCCACTATTCCTCCCTCAAAAGAAACCAGATGTTTCTTACCGAAACCGTCAACGGCCTTTTGGGAACGAAGCTCCGCATCGAGCCCATGCTCGTGCCGAACGCAGCGATCGCCCCTCCCGCCCAAAATACGGCCCGGGAAAAAAACAACCCGCCGGCTCAATCTCCTCAGGCAAAAGAACCATCCTCAAAGGAACATCCCCTTATCGAAACGCTTTACCGGGATTTTGGCGCTGAACGGGTGTGACAGATGCATTTATAAGAGCTTTGACCTCTAACGATGAAAGCATTCCGCCTTATAGTATTTTTTCTGATCGCTGCTTGCCATCTTCACGCGCAGCAAAAGCTTTTGATCCCGATGGATTTGAAGCAGACCGATCATTTGAAAGCATACGGCATTGCGTTCTGGGCGCTGCAGCACGGCATTCAGGTCGACTGGCTGCTGAATTACCGGGGGGGATCGTTCATGTTCGATTACGTTTCCAGCGAGGAGACCGAATGCCGGATCCGCGGCGTTGCTTTCGAGGCCATCAGCGGTTCGGATGCCGCAAAGATCTACGCGGAAATAGGGGATGAGAATACGAACATGGATGCCGTACGGCTGGAGAAGGTTCCGAAGATCGCCGTCTACGTCCCGCCCGATTTCAAGCCGTGGGATGATGCCGTCACGCTGGCGCTTGAGTATGCGGAGATTCCATACAAGAAAGTGTGGGATGATGAAGTCCTTCAGGGAAAGCTCTCGGAGTACGACTGGCTGCATTTGCACCATGAAGATTTCACCGGTCAGTACGGAAAATTTTATGCCACGCACCGGAACGCTCCATGGTACATCGAACAGCAGGTTCTTTACGAACGGAAAGCGAAGGAGCTCGGGTTTCGGAAAGTCTCCGAGGAAAAAAAAGCGGTTGCTCGCGCGATCAAGGATTTTGTGGGGAGCGGAGGGTTCATGTTTTCGATGTGCGCTGCGACCGATACCTACGACATCGCGCTGGCGGCCGAGAATACCGACATCTGCGACGTAATGTTCGACGGCGATCCGCCGGACCGCGATGCGCAGAAAAAACTCGATTTCTCCAAGACCTTTGCATTTCAGAACTTCACCCTGGAGATGAATCCGCTGCGGTACGAGTATTCGGACATTGACATCCCGCCGAGCGACCCCGTTCCGCTGCGCGATCCGAACACCGACTATTTCACGCTCTTTGAATTTTCTGCGAAATACGATCCCGTGCCGACGATGCTGACACAGAACCACGTGAACGTCATCAAAGGATTCATGGGGCAGACGACGGCATTCAAGAAGAGTCTGATCAAACCAAGCGTCACAATTTTGGCAGAGCGTGAAGGCACCGAAGAGGTAAAATATCTTCACGGCAACTATGGACGCGGGACGTTCACATTTTACGGCGGCCACGATCCCGAAGACTACCAGCATGCCGTCGGTGCGCCTCCGACCGATCTGAGCCTTCATAAAAATTCCCCCGGGTACCGGCTTATCCTCAACAACGTTCTCTTCCCCGCCGCAAAGAAGAAGCAGCAAAAGACGTAAACTCCGAAGATTCGATCGATCCAATGCCGGATCGATCTCATCCCAACACCGGCAGCGATCACCGGGTGAATGACGACGCTTCCTTTCTCTTGCCATCCCGGTCCGGGCCAGGCCTCTTTTGAAATCCTAAAAATTTTCCGTACCTTGTATGACCTTGCTGATGAATTTATTTCTAATTCGCCGGCAGGGGTTTCTGCGTTTATAATTGACCGAGCATGCTTGCAGAGCTTAAAAAGAAAATAGTTTCGTCCGAGGAATTTCGACGGCTGACCGCTGCGGAGCCAAGCCCATCCGCACCGGCGCATCTGCGCGGAATCGCCGGCTCCCTCTGGGCGTTCATCGCGGCATATCTCTATGAGGAATTCCAGGGACAGGTCCTGCTTGTCGTATCGGAAAAGGATTCAGCCGAAAAATTACGCGATGACTGCGCCCAATTGGTTTCCGAAACGGACGTGCATCTCTATTCCGTCGAATCGGCTCATGCGGCGCGGCCGCTCGATATGACCGCGACGATCAGCCAGGTCGAATCGTTGAAGGCATTGACGGCTCAACTCCCCGGGATCTATGTCACGCACGCCGCGGCTCTTGCGTTCGCCGTTCCCCCGCGCGAGAAGTTTATCCGCTCGACGATCGAGGTTTCTTCAAACACTGAGACGGGATTCGAGGCGCTTCTCGCAAAGCTTGCCGGACTCGGATTCGAGCGAAAGCCGCTCGTCGAAACGTACGGCGATGTCGCCGTCCGCGGAGGCATCGTGGATATATTTCCTTTTGTGGGAGAGAATCCCGTCCGGCTTGAGTTCTGGGGGGATACGATCGAATCGATCCGGGAGTTCGACCCTCTCTCACAGCGATCAATCCGCGAGCTTCAGAGCGCCAGCATCGTTCCGAATATTTCGGAGATCGTTAGGGAGCAAGTTGGTGAAGCCGGTTCGGCGAATGGAACCGATGCGATCACGTTCATCGATCTCTTTTCTTCGCGCGCCATTCTTCTTCTGGACGATCTCTCGTTGATCGAAAAGGAAATGCAGGAGCTGGAAACTGAAGGGGTGGCATTGCCGATTCCGTTCAAGACGATCGAAACGAAATTTCAGAACTATCCGCGTTATATCCATACCGTCATCAACAAAACTTCAAACGCTCCTTCTGTTGATTTTCAGGCGTCGCCGCAGCCGCCGACGAACGGCAGTGTTAAGATTCTTCTGCAACAGGTAAGAAAGCTCTCCGGGAAGGGATTTGAAATAGCCGTTGCATCGGATACTGCCGAAGAGTCCGACCGTATTAAGGAGCTGATGAACGAGGCAGCAGGGACGGAAGACGGGAGTGAAGCTAAAGAGCCTGATGAAGGGGGCGGAGAACCCCGGACGTCGGGTTTGCCGCCGATCGTCTACATTCCCGAAACCGTGCATTCGGGCTTCCTTTTTCCGTCGGCGCAAGTCGCGCTGTTCACAGAGCATGAGATCTTCGGACGCATCAAACGAAGGGGGGGCTCTAAACGCCGCCGCTTCAGAGGGATCTCCCAGAAGGAGCTTCATTCGCTCCGCCGGGGGGATTTTGTCGTCCATGTCGACCACGGCATCGGAAAATTTCTGGGGCTGGAAAAAATTTCGATTCGGGGGACGGAACAGGAAGCGGCAAAACTTGAGTACGATGAAAAAGGGGTCCTCTTTGTCAACCTGAATTACATCAACCGGGTTCAAAAGTACTCCTCGGCGGAGGGACATACGCCGAAGCTCAACAAACTCGGCGGCGGTGAATGGGAAAGGCTGAAGGCGCGTGCGAAGAAGAAGATCAAAGATATTGCGCGCGATCTCATCCTTCTCTATGCCAAAAGGAAAAGCGAGGCTGGAGTTTCGTTCTCTCCCGATTCGCATTGGCAAAAAGAAATGGAGGCGTCGTTCATGTTTGAAGACACGCCCGACCAGGCCGCCGCAACCGCCGACGTGAAGAAGGACATGGAAAACCCGAGCCCGATGGACAGGCTGGTGTGCGGCGATGTCGGATTCGGAAAGACCGAAGTTGCCGTTCGCGCAGCGTTCAAGGCAGTCCAAAACAACAAGCAGGTCGCCGTTCTCGTCCCGACGACGATCCTGACGCAGCAGCATTTCACGACATTTTCCGACCGGCTCGGACGATACCCTGTGCGCATTGCCTCGCTTTCCCGTTTCAAGAGCGCGAAGGAACAAAGCGGAATTGTGGAGGGGTTGAAGGCTGGGTCGGTCGACATCATCATCGGTACGCACCGATTGTTGTCGAAGGATATCAAGTTCAAGGATCTCGGACTCCTGATCATCGATGAAGAACAGCGGTTCGGCGTGGCGGCGAAGGAAAAGCTGCGGGCTCTTCGGTCGAACGTCGACACGTTGACGCTCACGGCGACGCCGATTCCGCGCACCCTTCATTTTTCGCTGATGGGGGCTCGCGATCTTTCGATCATCAACACGCCCCCTCGAAACAGACTTCCGATCTATACGGAGATCGCACAATATGACAAAAAAGTGATCCGTGAGGCGGTCCTGAAAGAGATGCACCGAGGCGGGCAGGTCTACATTGTGAACGACCGGGTCGAGAACATCGAGCTGTTCGCGTCGACGCTGCAGGAAACGGTCCCGGAAGCGCGGTTCCGGATCGCGCACGGCCAGCTCAAAGGACATGAACTTGAAAAAGTGATGCTCGACTTTCTTGAAAAGAAATGCGACGTTCTCGTTGCGACAAAGATCATCGAGTCCGGGCTGGATATTCCTAACGTGAATACGATCATCATCAACAGGGCGGACAGGTTCGGGCTCGCGGAACTCTATCAGCTGCGGGGACGTGTCGGCCGGTCGAACGTGCAGGCGTATTCGTATCTGCTTGTTCCCCCGATTTCCGTCCTGCCGAAAACGACGTTGCGGCGCCTGCAGGCGATCGAAGAGTTCACGGAGCTGGGTTCCGGCTTTAACCTGGCCATGCGCGACCTCGAGATTCGCGGGGCCGGAAACATGCTCGGGGGAGAGCAGAGCGGGTTCATCATGGAAATGGGGTTCGAGATGTACACGAAAACTCTTGAAGAAGCGGTGAACGAATTAAAGAGTCAGGAATTCTCCCAATTATTCTCTTCCGACCAAAAGGGGATCCCCGTGTCCCGCGCTGACATTATTGTCGAAGCGGATCTTGATGCATACATTCCGGAATTCTACGTTGAAGACGATACGGAGCGTTTAGATATTTACCGCCGGTTGTATAAAACGGAAACGATGGAAGCGGTGGATGAGATCCGGCTGGAATTGATCGACCGGTTCGGCGCTCCGGTGGAAGAGGTCGAAAATCTATTCAAACTTTCAACGCTTCGGGTTGTTGCCGCCAATTCCGGATTCCGGAAAATTGAGATCAACAAACGGACACTGCGGCTTCATTTTCCGCCGGAGTCTGAAAAAGGATTTTACGAGAACGGCCCTTTCCAAACCATCATGGCCAAGGCGGGAGAAATACGGACGCACAAAGTTCATCTAAAGCAGGAAGGGAAGCAGCTCTTGCTGCACACCGTCCTCGCGGACGAAACCGGCAGCGAACGGGTCGCCGAAACCCACAAGCTGATCGAACAACTGCAAAAATAGGACCCTCTGTGAGCAAGATAACCACCGTCATTTTTGATATGGGACGCGTGCTGGTTGATATAGACTTCGACGCCTTCCCGCGCCTGCTTGGCATCGACAAAAAGCGTATCAACCGTGCAGATGAAGAGGCCGTCCAGGATATGGCGAGAGAGTATGAAACCGGCCGGATCGGCACCGATCATTTTTTTAAAGAACTGGATCGGATCTTCAAGGGAAAATACAGCCGCCAAGAATTGGAGACCGCATGGAACGCAATTATCGTAAAAGAAAATTCAGCGATCGTTCCTCTTGTCGATGCTGTTCGAACAAGGTATCAAATTGCGGTGTTGAGCAACACAAGCTCCACTCACTTCCGAAGGTCGTGTGACGTCGCTCCGGTCCTGCAGAAATTTTCGAAGAAGTATTTGTCGTATCAACTCGGCGCAGCCAAGCCGGACCCGGCGGTGTACCGGCATGCCATACGTGACTTGTCAGCCGACCCGGCCTCTCTCCTTTTCATCGACGATGTTGTCGAAAATATCAATGCTGCCGTCCAATGCGGGATGAACGGAATCGTTTTCACAGGCGTCGCCAGCCTCAATACTGCCCTTATTTTACAGCACGTTTTATAACTTTCCCTATTGGTGGGGAAGCAGGACTTATCCACATTTTCACCCCTCAAAAAACCCCCATTTTTCCTAAGTTTTCACTTGACTTTAAGTCTTTATTCCCTAAATTTCTGCTTCATAGTGGGTAAAAGTGGGGAATTTTACTTGTGAAATTTCTTAGTATTTAAGGCATTTTTGAAAGCAGTGGGTTCTTATGTCGTCATTTAAGGGTTCATACTCATACTCCGTTGACAGCAAAGGGAGGATAAATATTCCAGCGAAAATGAGGAAAAATCTTTCGCCGGAAGCCAATAATCTTTTCATCGTCACTCGCGGTTATGAATCGTGCCTTTTCTTATACCCAAACGACGAATGGATCAAGGTTGAACATTCGCTGCGCCAGCTTTCGCCGGCAGACCCCCGTCACCGGTACGTCACCCGAACCCTTCTGCAGTATGCCACGGAAAGCCAGCTTGACGGACAGTTCAGGATCATTATTCCAAAGGAACTCCTGCAGTTCGCGAAAATCGAAGACGAGGTCTTGATCCTCGGCATGCTCGAGCGCATCGAGGTATGGAATCCGAAAGTCTACAACGAGTACATGACGGCTCAATCGCAGAACGAAAGTTACGAGAACGTTGCTGCGACGGTCTTTAAGCCGTCGCCGGAATAATTTCGCAGAAACATGTGAGCAGTCCCTACCATCTTCCGGTGCTGCGGGATGAGGTCGTCGAGTTCCTCGTTACCGGACGCCGCGGGGTTTATGTCGACGGCACGCTCGGAGGCGGAGGGCATGCCGAAAGTATTTTAGAAAAGATCTTTCCGCTCGGCATCTTGGTCGGCATCGACGCGGATGCCGATGCCCAGACCGAAGCCGTGAAGCGCCTCCAGCGGTTTTCCGGCAATGTGATTTTTGTCCACGATAATAATGCCAACATCCGGTCCATTCTTCAGTCGCAAAATTTTCCCTCGATTCAGGGCGTTCTGCTCGACCTTGGCGTCTCCTCATTTCAGCTTGACGAAGGGAGCAAGGGGTTCTCGTTTCGCGGGAACGATGCCTTGGATATGAGGATGGACAAGCGGCAGCCGCTGACCGCAACGGAAATTGTCAACACCTATTCAGCCGAGGATCTTGCGGGTATTTTTTGGAATTTCGGCGAGGAAAAGAATTCGCGGAAGATCGCCCGGGCGATCGTCGAACGGCGGGAAACAAAGAAGATAGCGACGACCGGTGATTTGGCAGGGATCGTGGAACAAAGAGTTCCCGGTCAATTCGCGACCAAAACACTGGCCCGGATCTTCCAGGCGTTGAGGATTGAAGTCAACCATGAGCTCGATTCCCTTTCCCGCACGCTGAAGGAAGCGGTCGATCTTCTGGCGAGCGGCGGCCGCATCGTGGTGATTTCGTACCATTCACTCGAAGACAGGATAGTGAAAAATTTTTTTACGGAACAAGCTGCATTCATTATCCCATCCGGGCACAAGCTTGTGCCAGACACGCCGGTAACTCCGGCGCTCCGGGTGCTGACGAAAAAACCGATCGTCCCCTCCCGGAATGAGCAATTGTCGAACCCGCGGTCGCGCAGCGCTAAAATGAGAGTTGCGGAGAAAATGTGATGGCACGAGCCTACGACGGACATGCTTCTTCGATCAACACCTCGACGGTGTCTGACGGACGGTATATCTACAATGGAGACGTTGTTGCCGACCACCCCGTTTCCGGTCCGCAGCGCGAAATTCGTGCAAACAGGAAGGCGGTCCGCCGGAAGCACTCGACCTTCAACATTGTCAGCGGCCTCTTTCTGCTTGCCGCCCTGAGCCTGCTCTACACCGGAAACGTGATCACAGTAAATCAATTGATGAAGGAAGTCAACGATCTCAACAACCGCTACAGCACCATTGTCAGCAACACCGAAGTGTTGAAGGCCGAGATCGCCCGGAAGTCAAGCCTCGACCGGATCAGTTTGACGGCGAAAGAAGAGCTTGGTCTTACGAACCCGAAAGAACCCCCGGTCTGGTTTGAAGTCGACCAGGACAAAGTTGACGAGGTAGCCAAGAAATAGGTATGCCAGGTTTTGGCGTTGAAGAAATGTCCGGGGGGACTGCAGCATCGCCGGTTGTCGGAGCGCCGAGCCATTCTGCGCGGCTGCTGACGACGAAGATCGTTCTCTTGCTGATGTTCGTCGTTGCCGCGGCGCGCCTGGTGCAGATCCAGGTCATCGATTCGGGGAAATATCAGGCGATCGCCCGGAAGCAGTACGAAGTGAAAATTGTGCTGCCGTCGACCCGCGGAAATATTTACGACCGCCAGGGGAATATCTTGGTCTCGAATTCGATGTTCTTTTCCTACGCTGCGGACCCGAAGATCGTCGGGGACGGAGCGGAGGCGATCGCGAGGAAATTCTCGAGAGTATTCGGAAAGCCGGAGCAGTTCTATTTGCAGAAATTGCAGGATGAAAAACGTTTCGTCTGGCTCGAACGGCATGTGAGTCCCGAAGTTGCCAAGCGTCTCCAGGCGAACGCGCTCGAAGGAGTTGCGGAATTGAATGAACCGAAGCGGCTCTATCACTACGACAATATCGGCGGCCAGGTCATTGGCTGCACAAACATCGACAACGTCGGCATCAGCGGGATAGAATATTCTTCGGACAGAGCGCTGCGCGGGGCGGATGGGTTTGTCGTGATGCAGCGCGACGGAATGGGGCGCAAAAGGCCCTCCGCCGATTATCCCCGCCAGGAGCCGGTGCACGGCCACTCGATAGGGCTGACGATCGACATCGGATATCAGTCCATTGTCGAGGATGCGTTGAAGAAAGGGGTAGAACACTCGAAAGCCACCGCCGGCCTCGCGATGATCCTGAACCCGAATACCGGCGAGGTGCTGGCGATGGCGCACATTCCCAGCGTGAATCCGTACGACGTTTCCCACACGGACGTGCAGACCCTGCGGACGCGGGCTGTTTCGGATATGTTCGAGCCGGGTTCGGTATTTAAGATTGTCACGGTGTCGGCCGCACTCGAGAATAAGCTTATTGCTCCCGACCGGATGTTTTTTGCCGAGCACGGCAGATACAAAGTGCCGCTCAACGGGGGGAAGTTCCGGCTGATCACCGACACTCACGAAAACGGGATGATCACGTTCCAGCAGGGACTGGAGTTGTCGAGCAATATCGTGATGGCGAAGGCGAGTGATATCATCGGTGCGGAGCGGCTTTACACGCAGGCGCGCGATTACGGTTTCGGCATGCCGACCGGGATCGACCTCCCGGGAGAAGCGAACGGAGAGTTGAAGAAACCGGTCGAGTGGTCCGGCGCAACGCTTAACTCGATCGCGTACGGGTACGAAGTTGCCGTCACGCCGCTGCAGATTGCGATGGCATACTGTGCAGTTGCGAACGGCGGCGTGCTCGTGAAGCCGTACATCGTTGCGAAGGAAATGGACGAGACCGGCAATGTCGTCTACACAGGGCACCCGGAAAAGATCCGGCGCGTGATTTCCGAAGAAACGGCAAAAATGATGAGGGATCTTTTTGTCGGCGTCGTGGAACGGGGGACCGGCCAACCGGCAAAAATTCCCGGCATCACGATCGCGGGAAAAACCGGGACGTCCCGCAATTATGTCGACGGCAAGTATGCATCGGGAAACTATAATGCGACATTCGTCGGTTTTTTCCCCGCCGAAAAACCGGAGCTCGTGTGCCTGGTGATCATGGAAAACCCGACGGCGGGCGGGTACACCGGCGCTCTTGCGAGCGCGCCGGTCTTCAAGGCGATCGCGCAGCAGATCATCAACAACAACGGACTATTCTCCCGTGCCGCGTTCGCTGAAAATGAAAATGACGGATCACAGCCGCTCGTTCAAGTGCCGGACGTTTCTCATCTTCAACGCGCTGCGGCGGAGCAGCTCATCGCTGCGAGCGGTCTGCACACAACGGCTGTCGGCGAAGGAGATGCTGTCGTGCGGCAGGTCCCCGAAGCAGGAAAGAAAATTTCGCGGGGAGAAATTGTTCAGCTGGTGCTCGGACAGACGAATACAACGGTTGCCGGCGGAGGTCCTGTTGTTCCGGACCTTCACGGCATGAGCGTCCGAAGCGCGATCAACAGATTGACCGCGGAAAAATTCGACGTTGCGGTTGTCGGCTCGGGCGTTGTTGTCCATCAATCCCCCGAAGCAACCACTCCCGCGAAACAGGGAGAGAAAATAGTTTTGATTTGCGAGCCGAGACCTTTGGCGTCAGCTCAGCTCTATTGATCCGGTTACAGGAAACATGACACTATCATCGTTGCTTGAAGGCGTGAAGGTCTCGAAACTGTTTCAAACGACGTACGGCGGAATGGTGGTCACGCACGATGTTGAGATCAGCGGGCTTCAGTACGACTCACGGAAGGTCCGCCAGGGGAACATGTTCGTCGCGATCAAAGGGGCGTTGACCGACGGCCACAATCACATCGATGCGGCGGTTGCGAACGGCGCGAAAGCGGTTGTCATGGAAAACGATGCGCTGCTCCCAGATTCATATTTTATGCATGCCGGCGTCGTGAAGATCGTCGTCGGCAGCACGCGGCGGGCGCTGGCGGTGATGTCGGCAAACTATTTCGGACATCCGGCAAAGCGGCTCCGCCTGATCGGCGTGACCGGAACGAACGGCAAAACGACCACAACGTACCTCATCAGGCAATTGCTTGAATCGAGCTCGCCGTCGATGCGGGGCAAAGTCGGAATGGTCGGCACGATCGAATACGTGGTAGGAAAAGAACGGTATCCGGCGACGCACACGACGCCGGAATCTCTCGAATTACACAGGCTTTTCGCGGAAATGGTCGGGAAAGGATGCACGCATGCCGTGATGGAGGTTTCGTCGCATTCGCTGCACCAGGACCGCGTCTACGGGCTTGAATTCGCCGCGGCCGTGTTCACAAACCTGACCCAGGATCATCTCGATTATCACGGCACGATGGAACATTACTTTCAGGCGAAGAAAATTCTTTTTGACGGCCTTCCGTCGACGAGCTGGGCCGTCGTCAACACCGATGACGATTCCGGAAAGAGGATCACGGAAGGAACGAAGGCATCCGTGCTCACATACAGCGCCAACACCAGGGCCGACGTCAGCGCCGACAACGTCTCTCTTTCGATGAACGGAACATCATTGACGCTCCGCCATGGTTCCGAAGAGATGGCGTTGAACGCTCGCCTGGTCGGTCGTTTCAATGTGTATAATATCCTTGCAGCATGTTCTGCCGGGATAGCCCTTGGCATATCCGCGTCATCCATCACTGCGGGAGTCGCGGCGTTCCAGTCCGTTCCGGGGCGGTTCGAGCGCATTCTTTCGCCGGCGGGCTGGTCTGCCATTATCGACTATGCTCACACACCCGACGCGCTGGAAAAATGCCTTCACACTATCAAAGATATTCTTCCGGCAAAAGGTCCGTACAAGATCATCACTGTTTTTGGCGCCGGCGGCGACCGGGATAAAACGAAACGTCCGGTGATGGGAACGGTTGTGGATTCGTTGAGCGACGTTGCGGTGGTAACGTCCGATAATCCGCGAACAGAAGACCCGGAAGCCATCATCAGGGATATCCTCGCCGGCGTTCATCGGAAGAAGGATCTGGTGGTCGAGCCGGACAGACGACGCGCGATCATGAACGCTCTCTCGATGGCACACGCCGGAGATGCCGTTCTTGTTGCGGGCAAAGGGCACGAAGACTATCAGATCATCGGCACAACGAAGCATCATTTCAGCGACAGGGAAATTGTCCAGGAATTTATTGCGTCGCACGTCTCATGAAGTTGTCATTGAAAGATCTCGAAAAGCTCAAGCCGATCGAGATCATCAACAAAGAGCTGTTGAAGAATACAAAGATCACAGGCGTATCGACAGATTCGAGGACCATTCAGCCGGGAGACGTTTTTGTCGCTCTGCGAGGAGAGAAGTTCGACGGGCACCAGTTTATCGATGCCGTGGTCAAAAACGGAGCCGCAGCGGTGATCGTGGATGAAACGTGGAAGAAGGAAAACCCTGAATCGGCGCAGCGATTGGCGAGCGCGGTGACAGTCGTTCCCGACACGACAACGGCTCTTGGCAAGCTCGCCAATATCTATCGGAGAAAATTTTCAACGCCGATCGTGGCGGTCGGCGGAAGCAACGGAAAAACAACAACAAAGGAAATGGTGAGCGCAGTGCTGAGGACGACGTTCGACGTCTTGAGCACCGAAGGGAATCTCAATAACCATATCGGAGTACCGCAGACGCTTTTCCGATTGAGGCCGAAACACGATGTCGCGGTGATCGAACTGGGCACGAACCATTTTGGCGAGCTGAAATACTTGTGCGGCCTGGTCGAGCCGACGCACGCGCTTATTACGAACATCGGCAGGGAACATCTGGAGTTTTTTGGCGATGAAAACGGGGTTGCAAAAGAAGAAACCGAGCTGTTCAAAAGCGTGGCGGCAAAAGGATTCGCTTTTGTCAACGCCGACGACGTGCGCCTTTCGAAAGCGGGAAATAAAGTCAGGCGGACATTGAAATTCGGGACGGCACGCACGGCAGACATCCGGGCTCGTCACGTCCGATCGAACGAATTCGGTCAGCCGGCATTCGACCTCATGGTCAACAAAAAATCGAGCCCGGTACAGCTTTCGGTTTCGGGAATGCACAATGTTTCGAACGCCCTGGCTGCTGCTGCGGTCGGTGTGAAATTCAAGGTTCCACAGAAAGAAATTATCTCAGCGGTGGAACATTACATCGGAGCGAACAAGAGGATGGAAGTACTCAAGCGGAACAATATAACGATCCTGAACGATACATATAACGCCAACCCCGATTCGGTTCTTGCCGCGCTGAAAACCCTTCAGTCCCTGAAGACCGCCGGAAAAAAAATTGTTGTCCTTGCAGACATGCTTGAGCTTGGCGAACAAGCAGAACACGAGCATGCAAAGATCGGCCTCGCCGTGAGCGACATGGAATTTGAATATTTGCTCACGTTCGGCCCCCTCTCGCGGTTCACTCACGAGGCGTCGAAACTGGCTTTCGCAGAACATTTTGAGACAAAAGAAGCGTTGATCGCTTCGCTGAAAAGTCAAATCACAGCCGGCGATGCCGTTCTTATCAAGGGCTCGCGCGGAATGAAAATGGAAGAAGTGACGTCGCAAATTTAAGGATCAGGAGCGGAGATGCATCCGCTCCGACGAAAGAACCATGCTTTATTACTTTTTGAACCTTCTTGAGAGACTTTATCATCCTCCGGGTTTTGGGATCGTTCGGTATCTAACGTTCCGGTCGGCGGCTGCGGCTGTCACGGCGCTCATCATCAGCTTCTGGACGGGGCCGAAGATCATTGCCGCGTTGAAGAAACATCAGATCGGCGAGGCGGCAAAGCTTGAAGCTCCGAAAACCCATCTGAGCAAAGCTGGGACTCCGACGATGGGAGGATTGATCGTGCTCGGTGCCGTGCTGATCCCGACAGTGCTGTGGGGGGATCTGAAGAACATGTACGTGCTGCTCATCGTTTTCGTCACAATGGGTCTCGGGCTTGTCGGATTCTTGGACGATTACCTGAAGGTGGTGAAGAAGAAGCGGAAAGGCCTCATCGGCTGGTATAAAATTGTCGGACAGGTCACGGTCGGACTCGTGCTA includes the following:
- a CDS encoding FtsL-like putative cell division protein; the protein is MARAYDGHASSINTSTVSDGRYIYNGDVVADHPVSGPQREIRANRKAVRRKHSTFNIVSGLFLLAALSLLYTGNVITVNQLMKEVNDLNNRYSTIVSNTEVLKAEIARKSSLDRISLTAKEELGLTNPKEPPVWFEVDQDKVDEVAKK
- a CDS encoding penicillin-binding transpeptidase domain-containing protein, with the translated sequence MPGFGVEEMSGGTAASPVVGAPSHSARLLTTKIVLLLMFVVAAARLVQIQVIDSGKYQAIARKQYEVKIVLPSTRGNIYDRQGNILVSNSMFFSYAADPKIVGDGAEAIARKFSRVFGKPEQFYLQKLQDEKRFVWLERHVSPEVAKRLQANALEGVAELNEPKRLYHYDNIGGQVIGCTNIDNVGISGIEYSSDRALRGADGFVVMQRDGMGRKRPSADYPRQEPVHGHSIGLTIDIGYQSIVEDALKKGVEHSKATAGLAMILNPNTGEVLAMAHIPSVNPYDVSHTDVQTLRTRAVSDMFEPGSVFKIVTVSAALENKLIAPDRMFFAEHGRYKVPLNGGKFRLITDTHENGMITFQQGLELSSNIVMAKASDIIGAERLYTQARDYGFGMPTGIDLPGEANGELKKPVEWSGATLNSIAYGYEVAVTPLQIAMAYCAVANGGVLVKPYIVAKEMDETGNVVYTGHPEKIRRVISEETAKMMRDLFVGVVERGTGQPAKIPGITIAGKTGTSRNYVDGKYASGNYNATFVGFFPAEKPELVCLVIMENPTAGGYTGALASAPVFKAIAQQIINNNGLFSRAAFAENENDGSQPLVQVPDVSHLQRAAAEQLIAASGLHTTAVGEGDAVVRQVPEAGKKISRGEIVQLVLGQTNTTVAGGGPVVPDLHGMSVRSAINRLTAEKFDVAVVGSGVVVHQSPEATTPAKQGEKIVLICEPRPLASAQLY
- a CDS encoding UDP-N-acetylmuramoyl-L-alanyl-D-glutamate--2,6-diaminopimelate ligase, translating into MTLSSLLEGVKVSKLFQTTYGGMVVTHDVEISGLQYDSRKVRQGNMFVAIKGALTDGHNHIDAAVANGAKAVVMENDALLPDSYFMHAGVVKIVVGSTRRALAVMSANYFGHPAKRLRLIGVTGTNGKTTTTYLIRQLLESSSPSMRGKVGMVGTIEYVVGKERYPATHTTPESLELHRLFAEMVGKGCTHAVMEVSSHSLHQDRVYGLEFAAAVFTNLTQDHLDYHGTMEHYFQAKKILFDGLPSTSWAVVNTDDDSGKRITEGTKASVLTYSANTRADVSADNVSLSMNGTSLTLRHGSEEMALNARLVGRFNVYNILAACSAGIALGISASSITAGVAAFQSVPGRFERILSPAGWSAIIDYAHTPDALEKCLHTIKDILPAKGPYKIITVFGAGGDRDKTKRPVMGTVVDSLSDVAVVTSDNPRTEDPEAIIRDILAGVHRKKDLVVEPDRRRAIMNALSMAHAGDAVLVAGKGHEDYQIIGTTKHHFSDREIVQEFIASHVS
- the rsmH gene encoding 16S rRNA (cytosine(1402)-N(4))-methyltransferase RsmH; amino-acid sequence: MSSPYHLPVLRDEVVEFLVTGRRGVYVDGTLGGGGHAESILEKIFPLGILVGIDADADAQTEAVKRLQRFSGNVIFVHDNNANIRSILQSQNFPSIQGVLLDLGVSSFQLDEGSKGFSFRGNDALDMRMDKRQPLTATEIVNTYSAEDLAGIFWNFGEEKNSRKIARAIVERRETKKIATTGDLAGIVEQRVPGQFATKTLARIFQALRIEVNHELDSLSRTLKEAVDLLASGGRIVVISYHSLEDRIVKNFFTEQAAFIIPSGHKLVPDTPVTPALRVLTKKPIVPSRNEQLSNPRSRSAKMRVAEKM